In Pengzhenrongella sicca, a single genomic region encodes these proteins:
- a CDS encoding MFS transporter, which translates to MLRPYRDILTTPGALAFSAAGVLARLPISMVGIGIVLMITAEYGSYGLAGRVSAVYVVASAVCGPQLARFVDAHGQARIMRPATVLAIGGLAALIAVAEMGSHAGWLYLTAAVAGAPSGSFGSLVRARWSHVLTDPRRLHTAYSLESALDEVVFVVGPVAATVLATTVAPAAGLVVPIFALLVGGFLFLSLRGTEPAPQAPPLDAAGRRAHQGSVMRVAGMRVLAAVFVAMGAIFGATDVATVAFAQEHGSKGSAGFVLAAFAFGSMLSGLGYGARSWAAPLWKRFAIGVVALAAGVSLFFLATSLPALAVVMFVTGFAIAPTLINGNGLVQYCVPDGRLTEGLTWVSTSLGIGVSVGSSIAGMLIDDRGARGGFVVVAVAAGFAVVATLASLRALRAGSPSRLP; encoded by the coding sequence GTGCTCCGCCCCTATCGCGACATCCTGACCACCCCCGGGGCACTGGCCTTCTCCGCGGCCGGGGTGCTCGCCCGGCTGCCGATCTCGATGGTGGGGATCGGCATCGTGCTCATGATCACCGCCGAGTACGGCTCGTACGGGCTCGCCGGCCGGGTCTCGGCGGTCTACGTGGTCGCGAGCGCCGTCTGCGGCCCCCAGCTGGCCCGCTTCGTCGACGCCCACGGCCAGGCGCGCATCATGCGCCCGGCGACCGTCCTCGCGATCGGCGGGCTCGCCGCCCTCATCGCGGTCGCCGAGATGGGGTCGCACGCCGGCTGGCTCTACCTCACGGCCGCGGTCGCGGGCGCCCCGTCGGGGTCGTTCGGATCGCTCGTCCGGGCCCGCTGGTCCCACGTGCTCACGGACCCGCGCCGGCTGCACACCGCGTACTCGCTCGAGTCCGCACTCGACGAGGTGGTGTTCGTCGTCGGCCCCGTGGCCGCCACCGTGCTCGCCACCACCGTCGCGCCCGCCGCCGGCCTGGTCGTGCCGATCTTCGCGCTGCTCGTCGGCGGCTTCCTGTTTCTCTCGCTGCGGGGTACCGAGCCGGCGCCGCAGGCCCCGCCCCTGGATGCCGCGGGCAGGCGCGCCCACCAGGGCAGCGTGATGCGCGTGGCGGGCATGCGGGTGCTCGCGGCCGTATTCGTCGCGATGGGGGCGATCTTCGGCGCGACCGACGTCGCGACCGTGGCGTTCGCCCAGGAGCACGGCTCGAAGGGGTCCGCGGGGTTCGTGCTGGCGGCCTTCGCGTTCGGCTCGATGCTCTCCGGGCTGGGGTACGGCGCCCGGAGCTGGGCCGCGCCGCTTTGGAAGCGGTTCGCGATCGGCGTCGTCGCGCTCGCCGCCGGCGTCAGCCTCTTCTTCCTCGCCACCAGCCTGCCCGCGCTCGCCGTCGTCATGTTCGTCACCGGCTTCGCGATCGCGCCGACGCTGATCAACGGCAACGGCCTCGTCCAGTACTGCGTGCCCGACGGCCGGCTGACCGAGGGCCTGACCTGGGTCAGCACCTCGCTCGGGATCGGCGTCTCGGTCGGGTCGTCGATCGCGGGCATGCTGATCGACGACCGGGGCGCCCGCGGCGGATTCGTCGTCGTCGCGGTCGCAGCGGGGTTCGCCGTGGTCGCGACGCTCGCGTCGCTCCGCGCGCTCCGGGCGGGCAGCCCGAGCCGGCTCCCCTAG
- a CDS encoding APC family permease: MATGNGAGDGTAGAAGPDSEPGTELKRTIGRRVLLVFVVGDILGAGIYALTGKVAGEVGGAIWLPFVLAFALAALTATAYAELVGKFPQAAGAALYANRAFHRPFVTFMVAFAVMMSGITSASAAARAFGGDYLTEFVSVPTLLAAYAFLALVTAVNLVGISESIKVNLVLTAIETSGLLVIIAIGAWSLATGAGEPARALELDPEAGWVGVLGGTALAFYALLGFEDSVNLAEECQQPRRDFPRALFAGIGIAAAIYLAVAFTSSMLVETDVLEASTGPLLEVVKVAGVAFPPALFALIALLAVSNTALINMIMASRLVYGMAQEGIVPKVLGRVHRGRQTPFVAIAFTVAIAFTLITTGDLSGLADTTVLLLLLVFACVNVSVLVLRRAPADPENPAPAFRAPTWAPALGATASLVLASPLTGRDGAVYLRAAILLGVGVVLYLLNRLATRRGRAASAEVGAEH, encoded by the coding sequence GTGGCGACTGGGAACGGGGCGGGCGATGGCACCGCCGGCGCGGCGGGACCTGACAGCGAGCCCGGCACCGAGCTGAAGCGGACGATCGGCCGGCGGGTGCTCCTGGTGTTCGTGGTCGGCGACATCCTCGGGGCCGGCATCTACGCGCTGACCGGCAAGGTCGCCGGTGAGGTCGGCGGCGCCATCTGGCTCCCGTTCGTGCTGGCGTTCGCGCTGGCGGCGCTCACCGCGACCGCTTATGCGGAGCTCGTGGGCAAGTTCCCGCAGGCGGCCGGCGCCGCGCTCTACGCGAACCGCGCGTTCCACCGCCCCTTCGTGACGTTCATGGTGGCGTTCGCCGTCATGATGTCCGGCATCACGTCCGCGAGCGCGGCGGCGCGTGCCTTCGGCGGCGACTACCTCACGGAGTTCGTGAGCGTCCCGACACTGCTCGCTGCGTACGCGTTCCTGGCGCTGGTCACGGCCGTCAATCTCGTGGGGATCAGCGAATCGATCAAGGTCAACCTGGTGCTGACCGCGATCGAGACGAGCGGCCTGCTTGTGATCATCGCGATCGGCGCGTGGTCGCTCGCGACGGGCGCGGGCGAGCCGGCGCGCGCGCTCGAGCTCGACCCCGAGGCCGGCTGGGTCGGGGTGCTCGGCGGCACCGCGCTGGCGTTCTACGCGTTGCTCGGGTTCGAGGACTCCGTCAACCTCGCGGAGGAGTGCCAGCAGCCGCGGCGGGACTTCCCGCGCGCGCTGTTCGCCGGCATCGGCATCGCGGCAGCGATCTACCTCGCGGTCGCGTTCACCTCGTCGATGCTCGTCGAGACCGACGTGCTCGAGGCCTCGACCGGCCCGCTCCTGGAGGTGGTCAAGGTCGCCGGGGTCGCGTTCCCGCCCGCGCTGTTCGCGCTCATCGCTCTGCTCGCGGTCTCGAACACCGCGCTTATCAACATGATCATGGCGTCCCGCCTCGTCTACGGGATGGCGCAGGAGGGCATCGTCCCGAAGGTGCTCGGTCGAGTGCACCGCGGCCGCCAGACGCCGTTCGTCGCGATCGCCTTCACCGTCGCGATCGCGTTCACCCTCATCACGACTGGCGACCTGAGCGGGTTGGCGGACACGACCGTCCTGCTCCTGCTGCTCGTGTTCGCCTGCGTGAACGTCTCGGTGCTGGTGCTTCGCCGCGCCCCGGCCGACCCGGAGAACCCCGCCCCCGCGTTCCGCGCGCCGACGTGGGCGCCCGCGCTCGGCGCGACCGCGTCCCTGGTGCTCGCGAGCCCCCTCACCGGGCGCGACGGCGCCGTGTACCTGCGCGCCGCGATCCTGCTCGGCGTCGGCGTCGTGCTCTACCTGCTGAACCGGCTCGCTACGCGACGGGGCCGTGCTGCTTCAGCCGAGGTTGGCGCCGAACACTAG
- a CDS encoding YtxH domain-containing protein yields MKAKLAFIAGAGIGYVLGTRAGRQQFEAIQGWSRSVWQDPRVQSQVNDLEAKASDLAKTEGAALKDKVTVAVKSVVDAVKDKSSDSA; encoded by the coding sequence ATGAAAGCGAAGCTTGCATTTATCGCCGGCGCCGGTATCGGTTATGTGCTCGGCACCCGGGCCGGGCGCCAGCAGTTCGAGGCGATTCAGGGCTGGTCGCGCAGCGTCTGGCAGGACCCGCGGGTCCAGTCGCAGGTCAACGATCTGGAGGCCAAGGCGAGTGATCTCGCGAAGACCGAGGGTGCGGCGCTGAAGGACAAAGTGACCGTCGCGGTCAAGTCGGTCGTCGACGCGGTGAAGGACAAGTCTTCCGACTCTGCCTGA
- a CDS encoding VIT1/CCC1 transporter family protein: MTDPTPTRASSAKHLRRWRQNLADERAEAAVYRDLASRRTGEERAILLALARAEGRHEAHWLDLLGDDVGRPLRGDFRTRTLGWLARRFGSVFVLALAQRAESRSTYSTDRDATAAMAADERIHEEVVRGLATRGRNRMSGSFRAAVFGANDGLVSNLALILGIGASGASHSTVLLTGMAGLLAGALSMAAGEYVSVRSQRELLEASSSTLHADGAVLDLDVDANELALVYRARGMEADDAAAHAREVLRRAGEGSYSGDGDGDGDGGGSGAGAGEGAGRDAAVDAHESVGTGAQAALSSFCFFATGALIPVLPYLFGLEGLAAVAVASLLVGGALLITGATVGVLSGGPPVRRALRQLAIGYGAAAVTYVLGLVFGANLG; the protein is encoded by the coding sequence ATGACCGACCCCACCCCGACGCGCGCGTCGAGCGCGAAGCACCTGCGCCGGTGGCGCCAGAATCTCGCCGACGAGCGCGCCGAGGCCGCGGTCTACCGCGACCTCGCCAGCCGCCGTACCGGCGAGGAGCGCGCGATCCTGCTCGCGCTCGCGCGGGCGGAGGGTCGCCACGAGGCGCACTGGCTCGACCTGCTCGGCGACGACGTCGGCCGGCCGCTGCGGGGGGACTTTCGCACCCGCACGCTCGGCTGGCTTGCCCGGCGCTTCGGCTCCGTCTTCGTGCTCGCACTCGCCCAGCGCGCCGAGTCCCGGTCGACGTACTCGACCGACCGCGACGCCACCGCGGCGATGGCCGCCGACGAGCGGATCCACGAGGAGGTCGTCCGTGGCCTCGCGACCCGCGGCCGCAACCGCATGTCCGGCTCCTTCCGGGCCGCCGTGTTCGGTGCGAACGACGGGCTCGTGAGCAACCTCGCGCTCATCCTCGGCATCGGCGCGAGCGGGGCGTCGCACTCGACCGTGCTGCTGACCGGCATGGCGGGCCTGCTCGCGGGCGCGCTGTCGATGGCGGCGGGGGAGTACGTGTCCGTGCGCTCGCAGCGCGAGCTGCTCGAGGCGTCCTCGTCCACCCTGCACGCCGACGGCGCCGTGCTCGACCTCGACGTCGACGCAAACGAGCTGGCGCTCGTGTACCGCGCCCGCGGGATGGAGGCCGACGACGCGGCCGCCCACGCGCGCGAGGTGCTCCGGCGCGCCGGGGAGGGCTCGTACTCGGGCGACGGCGACGGCGACGGCGACGGCGGGGGATCGGGTGCCGGGGCGGGCGAGGGCGCGGGGCGCGACGCCGCCGTCGATGCCCACGAGTCGGTCGGCACCGGCGCCCAGGCCGCGCTCTCGAGCTTCTGCTTTTTCGCGACGGGCGCGCTCATCCCCGTCTTGCCCTACCTGTTCGGGCTGGAGGGCCTGGCTGCTGTCGCCGTCGCGTCGCTCCTGGTCGGCGGCGCGCTGCTGATCACGGGCGCGACCGTCGGCGTCCTGTCGGGCGGGCCGCCCGTGCGGCGGGCGCTGCGCCAGCTCGCGATCGGGTACGGCGCGGCCGCCGTCACCTACGTGCTCGGACTAGTGTTCGGCGCCAACCTCGGCTGA
- a CDS encoding FadR/GntR family transcriptional regulator, translated as MAEALHRSVLDVLGTEITAGIKPAGTVLTLERIQKRFGISRTVARECMRLLEQLQLVQSSRRVGIVVLPSDEWAVLDRRVIRWRLAGPGREAQLRSLVELRAAVEPLAAAQAARYASTVERARLVALAASLRVAADAGADGLDLDIEFHTTLLRASRNEMFAAMTGVVAEVLSGYTPAEPGATESGSTALGSHEGVARAVQLGDSRGAELAMRELLTDLSLAGAALDGQSLDKRALNGHALDGHAALDGQASSV; from the coding sequence ATGGCGGAGGCGCTGCACAGGTCAGTGCTCGACGTGCTGGGCACGGAGATCACGGCGGGTATCAAGCCGGCGGGCACGGTGCTCACGCTTGAGCGGATCCAGAAGAGGTTCGGGATCTCCCGCACCGTCGCGCGTGAATGCATGCGGCTGCTCGAGCAGCTCCAGCTGGTGCAGTCGAGCCGACGGGTCGGCATCGTCGTGCTGCCGAGCGACGAGTGGGCGGTGCTCGACCGCCGGGTGATCCGGTGGCGGCTGGCCGGGCCGGGCCGCGAGGCGCAGCTGCGCTCGTTGGTCGAGCTGCGCGCCGCCGTCGAGCCCCTTGCGGCGGCGCAGGCCGCGCGGTATGCCAGCACGGTCGAGCGCGCCCGGCTGGTGGCCCTCGCGGCGAGCCTGCGGGTGGCTGCCGACGCGGGCGCGGACGGCCTCGACCTCGACATCGAGTTCCACACGACGCTGCTCCGGGCGAGCCGCAATGAGATGTTCGCGGCGATGACGGGCGTCGTCGCGGAGGTGCTCAGCGGGTACACCCCGGCCGAGCCGGGCGCCACGGAGTCGGGTTCGACCGCCCTCGGCTCCCACGAGGGTGTGGCGCGCGCCGTGCAGCTCGGCGACTCGCGGGGCGCGGAGCTCGCGATGCGCGAGCTGCTGACCGACCTCTCGCTCGCGGGCGCTGCGCTGGACGGGCAGTCGTTGGACAAGCGCGCGCTGAACGGGCATGCGTTGGACGGGCACGCCGCGCTGGACGGGCAGGCGTCGTCGGTCTAG
- a CDS encoding amino acid permease, giving the protein MSDSEPEQLGKGLKVRHLTMMGLGSAIGAGLFLGTGTGIATAGPAILVSYSLAGVLVVLVMRMLAEMAAALPSSGSFSTYAERGIGRWAGFTLGWVYWYTLIMVLGVEITGASSIVHGWLPGVPQWVVALALVALFAAVNLVGVRSFGEFEFWFAALKVIVIVAFLVIGTLLALGWLPGTEPVGLSHLLGDGGFAPNGFGQVAAGLLVVVFAFGGIEIVTIAAAESADPQRSIAAAARSVVWRIMAFYVGSVAIMVLVLPWDSPALLAGPFVAVLELASIPGLAAVMEVVVVIALLSAFNANLYGTSRMAFSLAGRGDGPAGLLRVSRQGVPVVSVLLSVAFALVSVLLNWLLPEQLLGFLLNAAGSSLIFMWIAIAVSQLRLRRELEATGLLTVRMWAHPHLGRLTVVLLVALVALMLTDGAARSQILATAGVVAVIVVIYVLRERVRARSAAAGDRGVLGGWRP; this is encoded by the coding sequence GTGTCAGACAGCGAACCGGAACAGCTCGGCAAGGGCCTGAAGGTCCGTCACCTGACGATGATGGGGCTCGGTTCGGCGATCGGAGCCGGCCTGTTTCTCGGCACCGGAACGGGCATCGCGACGGCAGGCCCCGCGATCCTCGTCTCGTACTCGCTCGCCGGTGTCCTTGTGGTCCTGGTCATGCGCATGCTCGCCGAGATGGCGGCCGCGCTGCCGTCCAGCGGGTCGTTCTCGACGTACGCCGAGCGCGGCATCGGACGCTGGGCCGGCTTCACGCTCGGCTGGGTCTACTGGTACACGCTCATCATGGTGCTCGGCGTCGAGATCACCGGGGCGTCGTCGATCGTGCACGGCTGGCTGCCCGGCGTGCCGCAGTGGGTCGTGGCGCTCGCCCTCGTCGCGCTCTTCGCCGCGGTCAACCTCGTCGGGGTGCGGAGCTTCGGCGAGTTCGAGTTCTGGTTCGCCGCGCTCAAGGTGATCGTCATCGTCGCCTTCCTCGTGATCGGGACGCTTCTCGCGCTCGGATGGCTGCCGGGCACCGAGCCGGTCGGCCTGTCGCACCTGCTCGGCGACGGCGGGTTCGCGCCGAACGGGTTCGGCCAGGTCGCGGCGGGACTGCTCGTCGTCGTCTTCGCCTTCGGCGGGATCGAGATCGTGACGATCGCCGCGGCCGAGTCGGCCGATCCGCAGCGCAGCATCGCCGCCGCGGCGCGGAGCGTCGTCTGGCGCATCATGGCGTTCTACGTCGGCTCCGTGGCGATCATGGTGCTCGTGCTCCCGTGGGACTCGCCGGCGCTGCTGGCCGGCCCGTTCGTCGCCGTGCTCGAGCTCGCGAGCATCCCGGGGCTCGCCGCCGTCATGGAGGTCGTCGTCGTCATCGCGCTGCTGTCGGCGTTCAACGCGAACCTGTACGGGACGTCCCGGATGGCGTTCTCCCTCGCCGGCCGCGGCGACGGTCCGGCCGGCCTCCTGCGCGTGTCCCGGCAGGGCGTGCCCGTCGTCTCGGTGCTGCTCTCGGTCGCGTTCGCCCTGGTGAGCGTGCTGCTCAACTGGCTGCTGCCCGAGCAGCTGCTCGGCTTCCTGCTCAACGCGGCCGGCTCGTCGCTCATCTTCATGTGGATCGCGATCGCGGTCTCGCAGCTGCGCCTTCGCCGCGAGCTCGAGGCGACGGGCCTGCTCACGGTCCGCATGTGGGCGCACCCGCACCTCGGCCGGCTGACGGTCGTGCTGCTCGTCGCCCTCGTCGCCCTCATGCTCACCGACGGCGCCGCGCGCTCGCAGATCCTGGCGACGGCCGGCGTCGTCGCCGTCATCGTCGTGATCTACGTGCTCCGCGAGCGCGTGCGGGCCCGCTCCGCCGCCGCGGGCGACCGCGGCGTTCTGGGAGGATGGCGCCCATGA
- a CDS encoding FKBP-type peptidyl-prolyl cis-trans isomerase codes for MAASVVSLLLFGSLAACSGDSDGTASPSASSDTEDAAASEEPTAADVAALEGVEVAGDAGAEPTLTFTQPLTVSVPTARVTSEGTGADLAEGQILTMNYIAVSGADGSTQGTTYGAAADHITLGDASLITALNTVLTGQKVGTRILLAIPGTAATADAAETPTTVMAVEVSAAKDIPNRAEGEAVAPVAGLPTVALGDDGAPTITAATGEAPTALVVQPLIKGAGAAVTAGQTVTFQYTGALWDGTVFDSSWENGAPFTTSIGTGAVIPGWDEGLVGQTVGSQVLLVVPPDKGYGETEQGSIPANSTLVFVVDILDAS; via the coding sequence GTGGCTGCCTCCGTGGTCTCGCTCCTGCTGTTCGGCTCGCTCGCGGCGTGCTCCGGCGACTCCGACGGCACGGCCTCGCCGAGCGCGTCGAGCGACACCGAGGACGCGGCCGCGTCCGAGGAGCCGACGGCGGCCGACGTCGCAGCGCTCGAGGGCGTCGAGGTCGCGGGCGACGCGGGCGCCGAGCCGACGCTGACGTTCACGCAGCCGCTCACGGTCTCCGTGCCGACGGCGCGGGTCACGAGCGAGGGCACCGGCGCCGATCTCGCCGAGGGCCAGATCCTCACCATGAACTACATCGCGGTCTCCGGCGCCGACGGCTCGACCCAGGGCACAACCTACGGCGCCGCGGCGGACCACATCACGCTCGGGGACGCCTCCCTCATCACCGCGCTGAACACCGTCCTGACGGGCCAGAAGGTCGGCACCCGGATCCTGCTCGCGATCCCCGGCACGGCCGCGACGGCGGATGCCGCCGAGACCCCCACGACCGTCATGGCCGTCGAGGTCTCCGCAGCGAAGGACATCCCCAACCGCGCCGAGGGCGAGGCCGTCGCCCCCGTGGCCGGCCTGCCGACCGTCGCGCTCGGCGACGACGGCGCGCCGACGATCACCGCGGCCACCGGCGAGGCGCCGACCGCGCTCGTCGTGCAGCCGCTCATCAAGGGCGCCGGCGCCGCGGTCACCGCTGGTCAGACCGTGACGTTCCAGTACACCGGCGCACTGTGGGACGGGACGGTGTTCGACTCGTCCTGGGAGAACGGCGCCCCGTTCACGACCTCGATCGGCACCGGGGCGGTCATCCCGGGCTGGGACGAGGGCCTCGTCGGGCAGACGGTCGGCAGCCAGGTGCTGCTCGTCGTCCCGCCGGACAAGGGCTACGGCGAGACCGAGCAGGGCTCCATCCCGGCCAACTCGACGCTCGTGTTCGTGGTGGACATCCTCGACGCAAGCTGA
- a CDS encoding siderophore-interacting protein, producing the protein MTQTAERAVATQPFAVFDVRVARTVRLGPTFVRVTFTGDQLDRFADNGFDQRIKLFFPLADGRLPDLPRGADWYQQWRALPDAERPPIRTYTVREVRPAARELDVDMVLHGDGGPASRWLAAARPGDRLTVLGPNADHDGVHGGIDFVPPTRTGCVLLAGDETAVPAIAAILERLPADASGEVLLEVPASGDAMTLAAPAGVVVRWLGRDGAAHGELLQPAVQAAADRLIAGSAGRTCSGSCTAAHPLREIDVDTELLWEVPVDGVGRPLAACLDLYIWLAGEAAVIKALRRHLVTERGVDRSAVAFMGYWRRGRAENG; encoded by the coding sequence GTGACCCAGACCGCTGAGCGCGCCGTCGCCACCCAGCCGTTCGCCGTGTTCGACGTGCGCGTCGCCCGGACCGTGCGGCTCGGCCCGACGTTCGTGCGTGTGACCTTCACGGGCGACCAGCTCGACCGGTTCGCCGACAACGGCTTCGATCAGCGCATCAAGCTTTTCTTCCCGCTCGCCGACGGCCGCCTGCCCGACCTGCCCCGCGGCGCCGACTGGTATCAGCAGTGGCGCGCGCTGCCCGATGCCGAGCGTCCCCCGATCCGGACGTACACGGTCCGCGAGGTGCGCCCCGCGGCGCGCGAGCTCGACGTCGACATGGTGCTGCACGGCGACGGCGGGCCGGCCTCGCGCTGGTTGGCGGCGGCGCGCCCGGGAGATCGGTTGACCGTGCTCGGGCCGAACGCCGACCACGACGGCGTGCACGGCGGCATCGACTTCGTCCCGCCGACCCGCACCGGCTGTGTGCTGCTCGCCGGTGACGAGACGGCCGTCCCCGCGATCGCCGCGATCCTCGAACGCCTGCCCGCCGACGCCAGCGGCGAGGTGCTGCTCGAGGTGCCCGCGAGCGGCGACGCGATGACGCTCGCCGCGCCGGCCGGCGTCGTCGTGCGCTGGCTCGGCCGCGACGGCGCCGCGCACGGCGAGCTGCTCCAGCCCGCGGTCCAGGCCGCCGCCGATCGACTGATCGCGGGCAGCGCCGGCCGCACGTGCAGCGGATCGTGCACCGCGGCCCACCCGCTGCGCGAGATCGACGTCGACACGGAGCTGCTCTGGGAGGTCCCGGTCGACGGCGTCGGCCGCCCGCTCGCCGCGTGCCTCGACCTGTACATCTGGCTCGCGGGGGAGGCGGCCGTGATCAAGGCCCTGCGCCGGCACCTCGTGACCGAGCGCGGCGTCGACCGATCGGCCGTGGCGTTCATGGGCTACTGGCGCCGCGGTCGCGCCGAGAACGGCTGA
- a CDS encoding PfkB family carbohydrate kinase, translated as MVDDDESGARRPLGVFVGLATLDVVHRVERPPGANEKVTALRQDVAAGGPAANAAVTFAALGGRARLVTALGTDPVARVIRAELEARGVEVVDVTPDATTPPAISAVAVTDATGDRAVVSRDAAAHDVAGPPDLARHLAGADVVLLDGHHARLAAAAVAVAAAAPAGDAPLVVLDAGRWRPAMARLLRAVDVAVCSADFRAPGTTDVPASAIALLEAGVGSVATTHGGDAVQWWRPTAAGPAAHGSIPVPRIAAVDTLGAGDVFHGAFAWFVIQRPVDDEGADLRRALDAAARVAALRCTIAGPRAWLDVLTSGSFSAGFATGA; from the coding sequence GTGGTCGACGACGACGAGAGTGGCGCACGGCGCCCGCTCGGGGTCTTCGTCGGCCTCGCGACCCTCGACGTCGTGCACCGCGTCGAGCGCCCGCCGGGCGCGAACGAGAAGGTCACGGCGCTGCGCCAGGACGTCGCGGCGGGTGGCCCGGCGGCCAACGCGGCGGTGACCTTCGCTGCCCTCGGCGGCCGGGCCCGACTGGTCACGGCGCTGGGCACCGACCCGGTCGCCCGCGTGATCCGCGCCGAGCTCGAGGCGCGCGGGGTCGAGGTGGTCGACGTGACGCCGGACGCGACGACGCCGCCCGCCATCTCCGCCGTGGCCGTGACGGACGCGACGGGCGACCGCGCCGTCGTCTCGCGCGACGCCGCCGCGCACGACGTCGCCGGACCCCCCGACCTCGCCCGGCACCTCGCCGGAGCCGACGTCGTGCTGCTCGACGGTCACCACGCGCGCCTGGCCGCGGCGGCCGTCGCGGTCGCCGCGGCCGCACCGGCCGGCGACGCGCCCCTGGTCGTGCTCGACGCCGGGCGTTGGCGCCCGGCCATGGCCCGGCTCCTGCGTGCCGTCGACGTCGCCGTCTGCTCCGCCGACTTCCGCGCGCCCGGGACGACCGACGTCCCCGCGAGCGCGATCGCGCTGCTCGAGGCCGGCGTCGGCAGCGTGGCCACGACGCACGGCGGTGACGCGGTGCAGTGGTGGCGGCCGACGGCGGCCGGCCCGGCCGCGCACGGGTCGATCCCGGTCCCGCGCATCGCGGCCGTCGACACGCTCGGGGCGGGCGACGTGTTCCACGGCGCGTTCGCCTGGTTCGTCATCCAGCGCCCGGTCGACGACGAGGGCGCCGACCTGCGCCGCGCGCTCGACGCCGCCGCCCGCGTGGCGGCGCTGCGCTGCACGATCGCCGGACCGCGGGCCTGGCTCGACGTGCTGACCTCGGGCTCGTTCAGCGCCGGGTTCGCCACCGGGGCCTGA